The sequence TTCACCGCCGCGACCTTGAGGCCACCGCGCAGCTTGTTGACCACGAGCGTGGCCAGAGCCTCGCCTTCCACGTCCTCGGCGATGATGAGCAGGGGCTTGCCCGACTGCACCACGGCTTCGAGCACGGGCAGGATCGCCTGCAGGCCGGAGAGCTTCTTGTCGAAGATGAGCATGTAGGGATCTTCCAGATCCACCGTCATCTTCTCGGCATTGGTGATGAAATAGGGGGAGAGGTAGCCACGGTCGAACTGCATGCCTTCGACCACGTCGAGCTCGGTCTCGGCGGTCTTGGCTTCCTCGACGGTGATGACGCCCTCATTGCCCACGCGCTGCATGGCGCCGGCGATCATCTGGCCGATGGAGGCATCGCCATTGGCGGAGATGGTGCCGACCTGAGCGACTTCGTCGCTGTTCTTCACCTTCTTGGCGCGCTTCTCGATGTCCTTGATCGCCTCGACCACGGCGAGATCGACGCCGCGCTTGAGGTCCATCGGGTTCATGCCGGCGGCGACGAACTTGGCGCCTTCGCGCACGATCGCCTGGGCGAGAACGGTGGCGGTGGTGGTGCCATCGCCGGCGAGATCATTGGTCTTGGAGGCGACTTCACGCACGAGCTGGGCGCCGAGATTCTCGAACTTGTCCTCAAGCTCGATTTCCTTGGCGACGGTGACGCCGTCCTTGGTGATGCGGGGGGCGCCGAAGCTCTTCTCGATCACGACATTGCGGCCCTTGGGGCCGAGCGTGACCTTCACCGCATTGGCGAGGATGTCGACGCCGCGCAGCATCCGCTCGCGGGCATCGCCGGCAAATTTAACGTCTTTGGCAGCCATCTGGCCTACTCCTGAAATTCAGTGGGTCCGGGGGAGCGAAAGTCGGCTCAGCCGACCATGCTCATCGCGTCGGCTCAGCCGACGATGCCCATCACGTCGGATTCCTTCATGATCAGGAGGTCCTGACCGTCGATCTTGACCTCGGTGCCCGACCACTTGCCGAACAGCACCTTGTCGCCGGCCTTCACATCGAGCGGGACGAGCTTGCCGGCTTCGTCGCGGGCGCCGGGGCCCACGGAGAGAACTTCGCCCTGCGAGGGCTTTTCCTTGGCGCTGTCGGGGATGATGATGCCGCCCGCCGTCTTCTCTTCGGCGTCGAGGCGCTTCACCACGATGCGGTCGTGCAGGGGGCGGAACTTCAACTGGGCCATCGGTAGATCCTCGGTCTTCCTGTCGCGCGCCGGTGCGGCGCTGGTGAGCAGCGTATTAGCACTCTTGGATAGCGAGTGCCAAACCGTCGCCGAGATAGGAATGGTACCGGATTGAGTCAAGCGCGGGGCAGGGCGATCGCGCCGTCATAAACCGTCATCTGCGGGCCCGCGCGGCGGGGCATGAAAAAACCCGGCCCGCGCGGGGCGCGGACCGGGTTTCACGGGGGAGGGAAGCGGCGGTCAGGCCGACTTCTTGATGTTCTTCTCGACCGAGGCCTTGATCGGCTCGGCGGTGTCGGTGGCGACCTTCTGGGCGAGGGTCGAGAGTTCCTTGGTCTGGGCCGAGAGCACATCGAACTGCTTGCGCAGGTGGCCGGTGGAGAGCTCCACCGCTTCCGACACGCTCTTGGCGCCGAACAGCGCGCCCATATAGTCGAAGGCGGCGTTCACATTGGTCCGCAGCGATTCCAGCGCCGCCGTATTATATTCGGCGAGGCCGCGCGAGGCGGTGGAATAGGTGTCTTCGAGCAGGTCGGTGGTTTCTTCGGCGTTGGCCTTGAACTTCTCATAGGTCTCGCGCGCGTTCTGCACGCTCTTCTCGGCCATTTCGCGCATCACGGCGGGCACTTCCACAGCGGAAGGCATGTCGAACTTCGGCATTTCGAATTTGGGCATGGACGCCTCGAACGCCGCAGCGGCGGCCTTGGCGGTCTTCTTGGCGGCGGGCGCCGGAGTGGCAGGGGTAGCGGGGGCAGCGTCGACCATGGGTGTTCTCCTCGCAGTCGCGGCGGATTGGCAATGGGGGCCGACCGCTCCGCGCCCGCGGCCGCGCCCTGACCGGCAAAGGCCTGTCCGAGTGAAACCCGACCCTCTGCCCTGTCTTGTCCGCTATATTTGTGCAATGCAGCATCATATTGCAATGCACAAAATGCCCGTCGAGGCAATTTTTTTCGACTTTTTTCGAGCGGCGGCGCGGCGCCCCCGTTCCGGCGGGAGCGGCGGCTACTTGCCGCCCTTGCCGAAGGGCGCGGCGGCGCTGGCGTGCTGGCCGAGCGCCTTGGCCTGCTCGGCGAGGCGGCTCGCCTGCTCCTTTACATAGTCGGCGTGCAGCCGGGTCCATTCGTCCAGCGTCGTCGCCTTGGCGAGGCGGGAGGCGAAGTCGAAGCCGGCGGCGATGTTCGCCTCGGCGAAATCCAGCGTGGTGCGGCCGATCTCGCGGGCGTTGCCCTGGGCGCTGTCGACCTGCCGGCTGGCGTCGTCGAGCACCTTGTGCGCGGCATTGAGGAAGCCGTCCATCGCCGCGCGCGCCTGTCCGACGCCCTGCTCGGCAAGGGTGCGCAGTTCGGGAGGCACGTCGAGTTTCGGGGTGTCGGCCATGGCGAAAACTCCTCCAGAGGACGAAAAGGGAGTGTAGACGCAACGGAAGGCACGTCCATCCGGCCGGATGCCTACATCTAAAGTAGTAGGCGGCGCGCAAAACGCAACGGAAATTGCGCCCACATGGCCCGGCCGGTTGCAGTTGGTTAACCGGGATCGGTGGCAAGGGATTAACCGGAAAAGGTGAAGCTGGCGCGACAGGGAAGGCGGCGCATGGCAAGCGGCGCCGGCCCGCATTATTGTCTGGAAGAAGCCGCAGGTCTTAACCGGACCGGCGGCGGCTTCCGGTTCGTACCGGCGGGATCATTCGGGCGCTCATGAACACGGACGAGCACGGCACATCGGCGACGCAGACCTTGCGGGCCCAGGCGGCGAGCGCGCTTGCCGGCGCGGCGCCGGCCGTGCTGGTGCGCGCCGATGGCACGCCGATCGCCGCCAATGCGGCCGGCCGGGCGCTGCTGGACGCGGCGACGCTGGCCTCGCTCGCCCCCCGCCTCGCCGGCACACTGCGCCCCGCCCGCCCGGCGCGGCTGGAGCGGCTGCGCCTGCCCGGCGCGCTCACCCCCGCCACTTTCGCCTGCTCGCTGCTCGCCGCCGGTCCCGCCCGCGCGCTGCTGCTGGTCGGCCTCGATGCCGCGCCGCCGCGCGCGCCGGCACCCGCCCACGCTCCCGCCGCAGCGGCGGAGCCCGCGCCGCCGGCGCCGGCCCGCTTCACCTGGAGCACCGGCCCGGATGCGCGGCTGAACCGCATCGACCCGCGCCTCGCCGCCGCGCTGGAGCGCGCGCCGGAGGAGATCGCCGGCCGCGACTTCCGCGCGCTCGGCGCGCCGGCCGCGCATCGCGCGGTGACGGAAGGGCGCAGCTTCACCCATCTCGCGGTGCACCTGCCGACGGCGGGCGGCGAGGGACTCGACATCGAACTCGGCGGCGCGCCCATTCGCGGCGACGGCATGCGCGGCTTCGGCGTGATAAAGGGCCGCCGGCCGCTGGAACTGGCGGCGGGTAGCCCGCCCGCCCGGCCCGAGCTTCCCGCCGCCGAGCTTCCCGCCGCCGCGCCGTCGGGGGAGCGCCCGGCATCCCGGCCGGTGCCGCCCGTGGAGACGCGGCCGCCGGAGCCGGCCTCGCCCGAGCCTCTCCCGCCCGAGCCTGTTCCGCCCGAGCCTGTTCCGCCGATGCGGGTGACGCTGAGCCTCGTGCCCTCGCCCGCCAATGTGGTGCCGCTGCGCGCCGGAGCGGCCGAGCCCGGCCGCGACGCCGCCCGCTCCTCCTGGGAGGGGCTGTCGAGCGGCGAGCGCACCGCTTTCCGCGAGATCGCCCGCGCCCTTGGCGCGCGGCTGGAAGGCGTCGACGACAGCGAGCCGGCCGCCCCCGAAGCGCCGGCCCCGGAAGCGCGGCATGCGGCGCCCGAAGCTCCGGCTGAAGCCGCGCCGGAAGCGACGCGCGAGGCGGCTTCCCCGGCGACGCTCGTCTCGGCCGCCGCCAATGATGCGGGCGACGCCGCGCCACCGCCGGAGAGTCTTTCCGCCAGCGACGCGGCGGATGGAGCGCGCGGCGATGCCCGCCGTAACGCCGAAACGCCCGGCACGCCCGCCGGGCTGCGCCGTGTGCTCACCGAAGGCGAACGCCCGGTGCTGGACCGGCTGCCGCTCGGCCTGCTCGCCTTTCGCGGCGACCGGCTGCTCTATGCCAATCGCGCCCTGCTCGACTGGACCGGACATGAAGACCTCGCCGCGCTGGAAGCAGCCGGCGGCCTTTCCGCCCTGTTCGACACCGCCCCGGCGGTGGGCGGCGGCGACGTGCCGCTCACCATCGTCGGCGCCGAGGGCGCGCCGATCCGGGTCGAGGCGCGGCTGATGTCCTCCCCCTGGGAGGGTGGCGCGGCCATGCTCTATGTGCTGCACCGCTCCACGACGGCAGAGCCGCCGCCCGCGCCCGCCGAGGCCAGCGCCGCCGCCGATGAGCGCCTGCGCCAGGCCGAACTCGCCCTGCGCGAGGCGGAAAGCGCCGGGCGCGAACTGCGCGCCATTCTCGACACCGCCACGGACGGCGTGGTGCTGATCGACGCCGCCGGCACCATCCTGTCAATGAACCATCCGGCCGAGGCGCTGTTCGGCTTCCATGCCGGCGAGGTGAAGGGCGAATCCTTCACCCTGCTGCTGGCGCCGGAAAGCCACCGTGCGGCTGTCGACTATCTCGACGGCCTCGCCGCCAATGGCGTCGCCAGCGTGCTCAATGACGGGCGCGAGGTGATCGGCCGGGTGCGCGAGGGCGGGCTGATCCCGCTGTTCATGACGGTGGGCCGGGTCGGCGACGATCCCAGCAAGTTCTGCGCCGTGCTGCGCGACATCACCCAGTGGAAGCGGGCCGAGGAGGAACTGATCGAGGCCAAGCGGCTCGCCGAGCGCGCCAATCTCGCCAAGTCCGACTTCCTCGCCAAGATCAGCCACGAGATCCGCACCCCGCTCAACGCCATCATCGGCTTCTCCGAAGTGATGATGGAGGAGCGCTTCGGCCAGGTGGAGAACCAGCGCTACCGCGACTATCTGCGCGACATCCACGCTTCCGGCGAGCACCTCGTCTCGCTGATCAACGATCTGCTCGACCTCTCCAAGATCGAGGCCGGCAAGCTCGACCTCGCCTTCACCAGCGTGTCGCTGAACGAGGTGGTGCAGCAATGCATGGGCATCATGCAGCCGCAGGCGAACCGCGAGCGTATCATCATCCGCTCCTCGCTCGCCACCGACCTGCCGCCTGTGGTGGCCGACACGCGCTCGATCCGCCAGATCGTGCTGAACCTCGTCTCCAACTCGATCAAGTTCACCAAGCCCGGCGGGCAGGTGATCCTGTCGACGACGCTGACCGAGGAAGGCGAGGTCGTGCTGCGGGTGCGCGATACCGGGGTGGGGATGTCGGAAGCGGATGTGGTGGTGGCGATGGAGCCGTTCCGCCAGATCACCACCTCCTCGCGCGCCGGCTCCGGCGGCACCGGGCTCGGCCTGCCGCTGACCAAGGCGCTGGCGGAAGCCAACCGCGCCTCTTTCAACATCCGCAGCGCGGTGGATGTCGGCACCATTGTCGAGATCATCTTCCCCTCGACACGGGTGCTGGCGGAGTAGGGGCGTTCAGGGCGCCGGGGCGGAAACGTCGAGTTTTTCGCCGGTGCCGAGCAGGGCACGGCCGGCGCCGGAGCGGCGGATCAGCGCCTGCGGATCGGGCAGCACGATCGGCCGCTGCCAGTCGCCGCGCACGATGAAGGGCAGTTCAAACGCCACCGCCACCGAGGGGGAGGGCGCCGTCGTGGCGGCCGGAAGGGTCGTGCTCTCCGCCGTCAGGCTCGCCACCACGCCGGCCACGGCCGGGGCGGCGGCCGGCGCCGTCACAGCGTCCGGCCCGGCGGGCGGCGCGGCCGCCGCGACCTTGGCCGCCGGGGCCGCGCGCACCAACTGCGCGACGCCCGACAGGTCGAGGCCACGCGAGGCGACGGGGCTTTGTCCGGTCAACGCCACATGCAGCGTGCTGCTGGAGAGATCGAACCGGTCGAGCGTGACGATCCCCTCGGCGATGCGGGCATCGACCGCCACATCGGTGAAAGGCGTGCGCCCGCCGCGCAGATCGCCCCCCGAGAGCGGGCGCTTCTCCAGCCGTGTCAGGATGCGCCCGACGTCGATGCCGAGCAGGGCGCCATCGCTGCCGGTCAGGGTGAAGGCGCCGCCGAGACCCTCGGCGATATCCATGACGCTGCCGCCGCCGCCAACGGCCGACAGCCGGAACGAGCCGGTGCCTTCGAGCCGCGGCACCCGGAACAGTTCGCCCAGCGCCGGGCTCAGCGCCACATCGTCGGCAGACAGGTCGAGGCGCACATTCATGCCCGGCCCGGACGGGCGCGGAGAGAGCTGCACGGCGGCTCGGAACAGCCCACCCCAGGCCTCCGCCTCGCCAATGGTGAGCGAAAGCCGCCCGCCCTTGGCGGTGGCGCTCGCCGCCATGCGCTGAAAGGTGGTGTCGCCGAGGCGGACCTGCCCGGCGGACAGCCGCAATTCGACATCGAGCCCGCGCGCCGGGCCGAGATCGAGCGCCTCGCGGCTCCAGCCGCCGACATGCGGGTTGGACAGGCTCAGTTCGCCATAGGGAGAAAGGTCCATCGTCTCGCTGGCCAGCGAGCCCTGCAGCATCGGCCGCGCGCCGTCAATCCGCAGGTTGAAGGCGCCGATGCCGGAATTGCCGTCGAGATCGAGCTTGGCCTGGCTGAGCTGGACGCCCTGCGCCGACAGCAGCGCCACGCCGCGCAGGTTGAACGGGCCGAAGCCGCGCGCGGTCGGCGCTTCCATGCCGAGCCAGTCCAGCGCCTCGCGCAGCTTTCCCGCGCTCACCTTGAGATCGCCGGAAACGACCGGCCCGCCGGCCAGCCGGGCGCCGCCGGTGAAGCTGGCGCTGGCCAGCGGGGCGGTGAGCGACAGGGTGAGCCCGCCGACCTCGCTCGCGGCCAGCGCGCGCAGATTGCTGAGGCGGCCGTCGATCGCCACCCGTTCGCCGCGCCACACGGCGGTGCCGGAGACCTCGACATTGGCGCCGCCGCGCCAGCCAATGGTCAGGTCCGCGTCCGGGACCAGCATGTCGACACCCTCGCCGCGGGCCAGCCCGACGCTGCCATGGGTGATGACGAGGTCGCCGCGCGTAGTCGCCGTGCCGAGCGCGGCGATGAAACCGCCAAGCGCGGCCAGCCCGTCGCCGGGATCGGCAAGGGTGAGCCGCGCCTGCGGCAGCTCGATCGCGTCGGCGCGTACATGGCCGGCGAACAGCGGCAGCAGGTCCAGCACCACCCGCACGGAAGGCGCATCGAGCCGTGCGCGCGGATCTTCGAGGCTCATGCCGTCGATCGAGAGCGCGGGCCAGGGCAGCGCGGCGAAGGATACCGGGCCGTCGAATCGCGGCTCCACGCCGGTGGCGGCGGCGATCATCGCCCGCGCCTGGCTGCGCAGCGTCTCCTCCGAAGCGAGCTTGGGCGCAAGCACGCCCGCCGCCATCGCCAGTGCCACCGGCACGAGGAGGAATGGAATATATTTTTTCATTCTGCCGTCATGCTCCCCGCCCTCGCTACCCCATCGGAGCGAAGCCGCGCAAGCAAGGCGGCGCTCGGACAGGTACGGGTCGCGCGCAGGTGCCGTACCAAAGGTTGCCGCACCATGTTCGGCCTCTGTGTCTGTTTGATGGCCTGACAGGCGGCGCGGCCGGCGCTATGAGTGTTGCAGTGCAAAACGCCGAAGGAACGGCGCGTGGAACGGGAGGAAGGCTATGGAGGCAGACGGCATGGCGGGCATGGGGCCGAGCGGCGCGGACGGCGCGCCCCTGTGGACGCCGAGCCCGGAACGGGTGGCGCGCACGCAGATCGCCGCCTTCATCGCCGGGGTGAATGCCCGCCACGGCACCGAACTCGCGGATTATCGCGGCCTGCACGCCTGGTCTATCGCCCATCCCGCCGCCTTCTGGGAAGACATATGGGACCTGGGCGCGGTGATCGGCAGCCGCAGCGGCCCGGCGCTGGTCGATGGCGAGCGAATGCCGGGCGCCCGTTTCTTCCCCGAGGCGCGGCTGAACTATGCCGAGAACCTGCTGCGCCCGCGTGAGCGCGACAGCGTGGCGCTGGTGTTTCGCGGCGAGGACAAGGTCGAGCGTCATGTGAGTTTCGGCGAACTGACCGACCTCGTCTCGCGGCTGCAGCAGGCGCTGCGCGCGGCGGGCGTCGGGGTCGGCGACCGGGTGGCGGCGACCATGCCGAACCTGCCGGAAACCATCGCGGTGATGCTGGCGGCGTCCTCGCTCGGCGCGGTGTTCTCCTCCTGCTCGCCGGATTTCGGCGAACGCGGCATTCTCGACCGTTTCGGCCAGATCGAGCCCAAGGTCTATGTCGCCTGCGACGGCTACTGGTACAATGGCAAGGCCGTTTCCATCGCCGAGAAGCTGCGCGCCGCCGTGCCGCAGATGCCGAGCCTCGCGACGACGGTAATCGTGCCCTATCTGGGCCAGGCGGAGGAGGTGGCGGCCACCCTGCCGAACGGGGTGACGCTCGACGGCTTCATCGCCCCCTTCGCGCCGGCGCCGCTGAGCTTCGAGCGGCTGCCCTTCAACCACCCGCTATTCATCCTGTTTTCCTCCGGCACGACGGGCGCGCCGAAATGCATCGTCCATGGCGCCGGCGGCACGCTGCTGCAGCATATCAAGGAGCACCGGCTGCACTGCGACCTCGCGCCCGGCGACCGGCTGTTCTATTTCACCACCTGCGGCTGGATGATGTGGAACTGGCTGGTGAGCGGCCTCGCCAGCGGGCTCACCCTCTGCCTCTATGACGGCTCGCCCTTCGCCCCCAACGCCGCCGTGCTGTGGGACTATGCGGCGGCGGAGCGTTTCGCGCTGTTCGGCACCTCGGCGAAATATATCGACCAGCTCCGCAAGGACGGCGTGCGCCCGGGCGCGACGCATGACCTCTCGGCGCTGAAGGCGGTGACCTCCACCGGCTCGCCGCTGGCGCCGGAGAGCTTCGCCTTCGTCTATGAGGCGATCAAGCCGGACCTGCATCTCGCCTCGATTTCGGGTGGCACCGACATCGTCTCCTGCTTCGTGCTCGGCGACCCGACGGCGCCGGTCTACCGCGGCGAGATCCAGGCGGCAGGGCTCGGCATGGCGATCGAGGTGTGGTCGGATGAGGGCGTGCCGGTAACCGGCGAGCGCGGCGAACTCGTCTGCGTGAAGCCCTTCCCCTGCATGCCTGTCATGTTCTGGAACGACCCGGAGGGGGCGAAGTACCGCGCCGCCTATTTCGAGCGCTTCCCCAATGT is a genomic window of Ancylobacter sp. IITR112 containing:
- the groL gene encoding chaperonin GroEL (60 kDa chaperone family; promotes refolding of misfolded polypeptides especially under stressful conditions; forms two stacked rings of heptamers to form a barrel-shaped 14mer; ends can be capped by GroES; misfolded proteins enter the barrel where they are refolded when GroES binds), which gives rise to MAAKDVKFAGDARERMLRGVDILANAVKVTLGPKGRNVVIEKSFGAPRITKDGVTVAKEIELEDKFENLGAQLVREVASKTNDLAGDGTTTATVLAQAIVREGAKFVAAGMNPMDLKRGVDLAVVEAIKDIEKRAKKVKNSDEVAQVGTISANGDASIGQMIAGAMQRVGNEGVITVEEAKTAETELDVVEGMQFDRGYLSPYFITNAEKMTVDLEDPYMLIFDKKLSGLQAILPVLEAVVQSGKPLLIIAEDVEGEALATLVVNKLRGGLKVAAVKAPGFGDRRKAMLEDIAVLTGGQVISEELGIKLESVNLSMLGRAKKVLIEKEKTTIVDGVGKKKDIEGRVAQIKAQIEETTSDYDREKLQERLAKLAGGVAVIRVGGATEVEVKEKKDRIDDALNATRAAVQEGIVPGGGIALLRAKKAVEKLTSDNPDIQAGIKIVLRALEAPIRQIAENAGVEGSIVVGKVLETKDQNFGFNAQTEQFVDMIASGIVDPAKVVRTALQDAGSVAGLLITTEAMIADAPKRDSGAPAMPGGGGMGGMDF
- a CDS encoding co-chaperone GroES, which encodes MKFRPLHDRIVVKRLDAEEKTAGGIIIPDSAKEKPSQGEVLSVGPGARDEAGKLVPLDVKAGDKVLFGKWSGTEVKIDGQDLLIMKESDVMGIVG
- a CDS encoding phasin, giving the protein MVDAAPATPATPAPAAKKTAKAAAAAFEASMPKFEMPKFDMPSAVEVPAVMREMAEKSVQNARETYEKFKANAEETTDLLEDTYSTASRGLAEYNTAALESLRTNVNAAFDYMGALFGAKSVSEAVELSTGHLRKQFDVLSAQTKELSTLAQKVATDTAEPIKASVEKNIKKSA
- a CDS encoding phasin family protein; amino-acid sequence: MADTPKLDVPPELRTLAEQGVGQARAAMDGFLNAAHKVLDDASRQVDSAQGNAREIGRTTLDFAEANIAAGFDFASRLAKATTLDEWTRLHADYVKEQASRLAEQAKALGQHASAAAPFGKGGK
- a CDS encoding histidine kinase dimerization/phospho-acceptor domain-containing protein, which encodes MNTDEHGTSATQTLRAQAASALAGAAPAVLVRADGTPIAANAAGRALLDAATLASLAPRLAGTLRPARPARLERLRLPGALTPATFACSLLAAGPARALLLVGLDAAPPRAPAPAHAPAAAAEPAPPAPARFTWSTGPDARLNRIDPRLAAALERAPEEIAGRDFRALGAPAAHRAVTEGRSFTHLAVHLPTAGGEGLDIELGGAPIRGDGMRGFGVIKGRRPLELAAGSPPARPELPAAELPAAAPSGERPASRPVPPVETRPPEPASPEPLPPEPVPPEPVPPMRVTLSLVPSPANVVPLRAGAAEPGRDAARSSWEGLSSGERTAFREIARALGARLEGVDDSEPAAPEAPAPEARHAAPEAPAEAAPEATREAASPATLVSAAANDAGDAAPPPESLSASDAADGARGDARRNAETPGTPAGLRRVLTEGERPVLDRLPLGLLAFRGDRLLYANRALLDWTGHEDLAALEAAGGLSALFDTAPAVGGGDVPLTIVGAEGAPIRVEARLMSSPWEGGAAMLYVLHRSTTAEPPPAPAEASAAADERLRQAELALREAESAGRELRAILDTATDGVVLIDAAGTILSMNHPAEALFGFHAGEVKGESFTLLLAPESHRAAVDYLDGLAANGVASVLNDGREVIGRVREGGLIPLFMTVGRVGDDPSKFCAVLRDITQWKRAEEELIEAKRLAERANLAKSDFLAKISHEIRTPLNAIIGFSEVMMEERFGQVENQRYRDYLRDIHASGEHLVSLINDLLDLSKIEAGKLDLAFTSVSLNEVVQQCMGIMQPQANRERIIIRSSLATDLPPVVADTRSIRQIVLNLVSNSIKFTKPGGQVILSTTLTEEGEVVLRVRDTGVGMSEADVVVAMEPFRQITTSSRAGSGGTGLGLPLTKALAEANRASFNIRSAVDVGTIVEIIFPSTRVLAE
- a CDS encoding AsmA family protein; its protein translation is MKKYIPFLLVPVALAMAAGVLAPKLASEETLRSQARAMIAAATGVEPRFDGPVSFAALPWPALSIDGMSLEDPRARLDAPSVRVVLDLLPLFAGHVRADAIELPQARLTLADPGDGLAALGGFIAALGTATTRGDLVITHGSVGLARGEGVDMLVPDADLTIGWRGGANVEVSGTAVWRGERVAIDGRLSNLRALAASEVGGLTLSLTAPLASASFTGGARLAGGPVVSGDLKVSAGKLREALDWLGMEAPTARGFGPFNLRGVALLSAQGVQLSQAKLDLDGNSGIGAFNLRIDGARPMLQGSLASETMDLSPYGELSLSNPHVGGWSREALDLGPARGLDVELRLSAGQVRLGDTTFQRMAASATAKGGRLSLTIGEAEAWGGLFRAAVQLSPRPSGPGMNVRLDLSADDVALSPALGELFRVPRLEGTGSFRLSAVGGGGSVMDIAEGLGGAFTLTGSDGALLGIDVGRILTRLEKRPLSGGDLRGGRTPFTDVAVDARIAEGIVTLDRFDLSSSTLHVALTGQSPVASRGLDLSGVAQLVRAAPAAKVAAAAPPAGPDAVTAPAAAPAVAGVVASLTAESTTLPAATTAPSPSVAVAFELPFIVRGDWQRPIVLPDPQALIRRSGAGRALLGTGEKLDVSAPAP
- a CDS encoding acetoacetate--CoA ligase; translation: MEADGMAGMGPSGADGAPLWTPSPERVARTQIAAFIAGVNARHGTELADYRGLHAWSIAHPAAFWEDIWDLGAVIGSRSGPALVDGERMPGARFFPEARLNYAENLLRPRERDSVALVFRGEDKVERHVSFGELTDLVSRLQQALRAAGVGVGDRVAATMPNLPETIAVMLAASSLGAVFSSCSPDFGERGILDRFGQIEPKVYVACDGYWYNGKAVSIAEKLRAAVPQMPSLATTVIVPYLGQAEEVAATLPNGVTLDGFIAPFAPAPLSFERLPFNHPLFILFSSGTTGAPKCIVHGAGGTLLQHIKEHRLHCDLAPGDRLFYFTTCGWMMWNWLVSGLASGLTLCLYDGSPFAPNAAVLWDYAAAERFALFGTSAKYIDQLRKDGVRPGATHDLSALKAVTSTGSPLAPESFAFVYEAIKPDLHLASISGGTDIVSCFVLGDPTAPVYRGEIQAAGLGMAIEVWSDEGVPVTGERGELVCVKPFPCMPVMFWNDPEGAKYRAAYFERFPNVWCHGDFAEWTAHGGLIIHGRSDATLNPQGVRIGTAEIYAQAEQIPEIVEAIAIGQDWDNDVRVVLFVRLREGAVLDAELDKRIRTQIRLGASPRHVPARIVAVADIPRTRSGKITELAVRDVVHGRPVKNTEALANPESLELFRNLPELAQ